Within Agelaius phoeniceus isolate bAgePho1 chromosome 27, bAgePho1.hap1, whole genome shotgun sequence, the genomic segment aggaggtttttgctgaataTTGACGTTTGGGAAGTTTTTGATCTGCATCTTGATGTTTAGAGGATTTTTGTGCTGAATCATGGTATTTTGGAGGTTCTTTCAGACACAAGATGCCCAATGACTTTCCCAGATGAACTTGGGCATGGAGGTTTTCCCAGTCCAAGCTGCTCTCCTCTTGATTTTTTCTGCAAACCAGGATTTTTAATTCTCAGGGTGTGGCctgatggaggaggaggaaaagccccaaatGTACCTCATGaagaggggctgcaaaccctgCCCAGGGAGTTCTGGGGAGGAAAGAGCCCCTGTGAGCCAGGAATGCATCCTGCGATccagccagagcttggagctggtggagaagcctcatggcagggagaagccaCACAggtgcttggaatgtgggaaatgtttcagctggagctccaccctgaggcagcaccaggtgatccacactggggagaggccctttgagtgtggggaatgtgggaggaGTTTCAGCCACAACTCCATCCTGATCcaacaccagaggatccacactggggaaaagccctatgagtgtggggagtgtgggaggAGCTTCAGAGGAAGCTCAGCATTGATTCGGCACCAGGTCATCCACACGAGGGAATGGCCCTACacctgcttggaatgtgggaagagctatGGGTGGAACTCT encodes:
- the LOC143695954 gene encoding uncharacterized protein LOC143695954 → MEEEEKPQMYLMKRGCKPCPGSSGEERAPVSQECILRSSQSLELVEKPHGREKPHRCLECGKCFSWSSTLRQHQVIHTGERPFECGECGRSFSHNSILIQHQRIHTGEKPYECGECGRSFRGSSALIRHQVIHTREWPYTCLECGKSYGWNSDLRKHQGTHTGERPYECPECGKRFHRSSDLLKHERIHTEERPFRCPDCGKGFKENTKLTIHQRIHTGERPYECGECGMSFSQSSHLTEHQRRRH